ATATCTCCCTATGTCCCAAGTTCACTGCTTTTTTTTCTAACTTCTGTAGTATGTATGAAGCGACTCTTTTCCCTTGATAATCTTTATGCGTAAATAAACGATCTACGTAACGATCATCGTTATAATCCCCAAACCCCACAATCATACCTTTATGATCCGCTACATAGCTAATATTCTTTTCTAAAGACTGTAACCAATTTTCTCTATCTAGTCGCTCCGGTGCCCACGCCTGTAGCTGTAACTCATTATAATCTTTTGCATTAACCGTATGAACTGTTTCATAGAACAATTGTAATACTTGATCTAAATCTTTTTTCTGGAATGTTCTAATTATAATATCTTTTAACATATATAAGTCTCCTTACCAAACTACCTCTTAACTTTTCTACTACATACGATTCTATATTTCTGCTTTATTATATCGTTTTAATTTCTATACGAACAAAAAAACAATACTTATTCAAGTATTGTTTTTTAATTCTATTCAATTACTTAATGTAGCTTTTTAAGGTTTTAATTTAACTCTTTGTAATCGTAATGCATTTAATACAACGGATACAGAACTAAATGCCATCGCTGCTCCAGCAACCCAAGGGGCTAAGAAACCTAATGCCGCAATTGGAATTCCTAACGCGTTATAAGCTAATGCCCAGAATAAATTTTGTTTAATATTTCTTATCGTCATTTTACTCATAAATATCGCATCAGCAATACTATTTAAGTCACCGCGGATTAACGTTATATCCGCTGCTTCCATCGCTACATCCGTTCCCGTTCCAATTGCCATACCAATGTTCGCTGTAGCAAGAGCAGGAGCATCATTTATCCCGTCTCCAACCATCGCTACTTTCTTACCATTTGCTTGCAGTTTTTTCACTTCTTCTGCTTTTCCTTCTGGCAATACTTCTGCAATTACGTGATCAATACCAACTTGCTTTGCAATTGCCTGAGCAGTTTGTGTATTATCTCCTGTAATCATCACAACGTCTAGACCCATTTTTTTCAGTCTTGCGATAGCTGCTTTTGAAGTATCTTTCACAGTATCTGCAACGGCAACTATACCAGCATATTCTTTATCGATTGCAATAAGCATTGCTGTTTTTCCTTCTCGTTCTAGCGCTTCCATTGATTTAGAAACTTCTTCAATATCAATATTGAATTTCTTCATTAATCGACGTGTACCAATTAATAAGTGTTTTCCTTCTACAACTGATTCGATACCAAATCCCGGAATCGCTTCAAACGTTTCTGAACTCGGGATATCAATTTTCTTTTCTTTAATTCCTTCTACAATCGCTTCTGCAAGCGGATGTTCAGAATTTCTTTCTGCTGCCCCTACTAATCTAAGCAGTTCATTTTCATTGAATCCATCTGCTACAATTACATCTGTTAATACCGGCTTCCCATTTGTCACTGTACCCGTTTTATCTAGAATAACCGTATCTAATCGGTGCGTTGCTTCTAAATGCTCTCCACCTTTAAATAAAATACCATACTCAGCCGATCTTCCTGATCCTGCCATAATAGATGTAGGCGTTGCAAGACCTAATGCACATGGACAAGCAATAACAAGTACTGCTATCATTTTCTCAAGTGCTCCGCCAAAATCACCAGGTGTAACAAATATCATCCATACTGCAAAGGTGATAATCGCAATCACAACTACAACCGGTACGAAAATACCTGAAATTTGATCTGCTACCCTTTGAATAGGAGCTTTTGAACCTTGTGCCTCTTCTACTACTTTAATAATTTGAGCTAATGCAGTATCTCTTCCTACCTTAGTTGCTTTCACTTTTAAAAATCCATTTTTATTTATTGTCGAACCTATTACTACATCCCCAATTGACTTATCAACAGGAATACTTTCACCCGTTAACATCGATTCATCAATTGCTGACTTTCCTTCTACAATCTCACCATCTACTGGTATTTTTTCACCAGGCTTTACATAGACGATATCACCAGTTACTACTTCTTCAATCAAAATTTTTATTTCTGTTCCATCTCGCACAACTGTAGCTGTCTTCGCTTGTAAACCCATCAATTTTTTAATTGCTTCTGATGAGCGCCCTTTTGCTTTCGCTTCAAATAATTTACCTAAAATAATTAATGTAATAAGTACCGCACTCGTTTCAAAATATAAATCTGTCATATGTTCCGAAGAACCAATAGATTGAATACTTAAATATACACTATAGAAGTACGCGGCCGACGTTCCAAGCGCCACGAGAACATCCATATTAGCACTTTTATTGCGTAACGCTTTATAAGCCCCAACATAAAACTGTCCACCAATGATAAATTGAACAGGAGTTGCAAGTGCTAGTTGCACCCAAGGGTTCATTAACATATCCGGTAAATAAATAAATGACGTAAATGAGAAATGACTAACCATTGCCCACAATAATGGGAAAGATAAAATAAACGAAATAATAAACTTCTTCTTTTGTCTTTCAATTTCTTGTAATCGATGATCAGTTGATGCATCTTGATCATCTGGTTTCACTTCTAATTTATATCCTAGCTTCGTAATCGCGCTCTTCATTTCATTTACATTAACTTCATCAGGGTTAAAGTCTACTGTGGCTGATTCTAAAGCAAAATTTACTGTCGCCTTGTTCCCACCATCTACCTTATTTAAACGCTTTTCAACTCTATTTGCACATGCTGCACATGTCATTCCTGAAACAGTAAATTCAGCTTTATCACTTACAATTCCATATCCTAATGATTCAACTTTTTCTTTAAATTGTTGCGGATTTGTTTTAGTTGGATCGTACATTATTTTTGTTTTTTCAAGCGCAAAATTTACATTTGCCTCATGAACACCTTCTACTTTTTTTAGACCTTTTTCAATTCTATTTGCACATGCCGCACATGTCATTCCTGATATTTGAAGATTGGCCTCTTTTTTTTCATTCATGTCTCTCACCTCTATATACCCTTATGAGGTATAATGATTAGCAAAATAAATCGTACTTCATTTAAAGTACGATTTATTTTCATATCTAAAAATAATTATTGAACATCGTATCCTTGATCTTCGATTACAGCAACGATATCTTTTAATGTGACAGCAGACGAGTCGATAGTAACTTCAACAGTTCCTTCTGCTAATTGAACCTTCACTTGTTCAACACCGTTTAGCTCTTTCACACTGCTTTCGATAGCATTTACACAATGTCCACAAGACATACCTTCAACC
This DNA window, taken from Bacillus cereus ATCC 14579, encodes the following:
- a CDS encoding GNAT family N-acetyltransferase, whose translation is MLKDIIIRTFQKKDLDQVLQLFYETVHTVNAKDYNELQLQAWAPERLDRENWLQSLEKNISYVADHKGMIVGFGDYNDDRYVDRLFTHKDYQGKRVASYILQKLEKKAVNLGHREIYTEASITAKPFFESKDFICIKEQKKQHNGQIFINYVMKKYPSHK
- a CDS encoding heavy metal translocating P-type ATPase, which gives rise to MNEKKEANLQISGMTCAACANRIEKGLKKVEGVHEANVNFALEKTKIMYDPTKTNPQQFKEKVESLGYGIVSDKAEFTVSGMTCAACANRVEKRLNKVDGGNKATVNFALESATVDFNPDEVNVNEMKSAITKLGYKLEVKPDDQDASTDHRLQEIERQKKKFIISFILSFPLLWAMVSHFSFTSFIYLPDMLMNPWVQLALATPVQFIIGGQFYVGAYKALRNKSANMDVLVALGTSAAYFYSVYLSIQSIGSSEHMTDLYFETSAVLITLIILGKLFEAKAKGRSSEAIKKLMGLQAKTATVVRDGTEIKILIEEVVTGDIVYVKPGEKIPVDGEIVEGKSAIDESMLTGESIPVDKSIGDVVIGSTINKNGFLKVKATKVGRDTALAQIIKVVEEAQGSKAPIQRVADQISGIFVPVVVVIAIITFAVWMIFVTPGDFGGALEKMIAVLVIACPCALGLATPTSIMAGSGRSAEYGILFKGGEHLEATHRLDTVILDKTGTVTNGKPVLTDVIVADGFNENELLRLVGAAERNSEHPLAEAIVEGIKEKKIDIPSSETFEAIPGFGIESVVEGKHLLIGTRRLMKKFNIDIEEVSKSMEALEREGKTAMLIAIDKEYAGIVAVADTVKDTSKAAIARLKKMGLDVVMITGDNTQTAQAIAKQVGIDHVIAEVLPEGKAEEVKKLQANGKKVAMVGDGINDAPALATANIGMAIGTGTDVAMEAADITLIRGDLNSIADAIFMSKMTIRNIKQNLFWALAYNALGIPIAALGFLAPWVAGAAMAFSSVSVVLNALRLQRVKLKP
- the copZ gene encoding copper chaperone CopZ, with translation MEQLTLQVEGMSCGHCVNAIESSVKELNGVEQVKVQLAEGTVEVTIDSSAVTLKDIVAVIEDQGYDVQ